A window of Solanum stenotomum isolate F172 chromosome 9, ASM1918654v1, whole genome shotgun sequence genomic DNA:
aaagtgTATACTTAGAGCTTTATTTACACACAAAATCTAAATACTGTTGGATGCATAGAAAATACCAACTGCTGACAGGTTATATTATTCAAGATTACACAGGGagagagaagaaaacaaaatcttCTGATGAATGCATTGGTATTAGTTCGACGACTTGGCACCTAATATTTTAGAGAGCTCTTTTATTAAAGGCTTCTCTTTAAAGTCTTCATTTTTCTCTAAACGCCATTTTTTCGACTTCTCTTCAGCCTGAGAATAAAGGTTAACATTCATTAGATAGCGATAGAAGCAAATATTGAAGAATAGTTGAACATTTGCTTACCCAAATCCTTAAAGGACTCAGCTGCTCTTTGAATGTTTCCAATCTTGGCTGAACGATGTCCTTCCCTTTCGTCCGGATATCATCAGGCTGCCCAACATCAGAATCATCCACATATTACATAAACCAGAAGCATCGAAGATGGATCAACTAAACAACACATTCCATCTAACTAAAACTGTCTATAaactaaaaatcaaacaaacaaagcTCGACTAGAGCAGAAATGTAGTTATGTAGACGGCAAAATTCTCTTCCTCGTGTCCACCCACTAaccaaaaaatcataaaatcacCATCCTCCATCGATATCAGGTACTCTTCCATCTCAAAAACAATGGCTTGAGGGTTACTCCCATATGTGATCTTACCTCATTGTGCCACCAACAGAATGTTTAACGGAAATTAAGTTAGGAGTACAGATACAAACATCCATGAGAATGTCCATAAGGAAatcaaaagagaaagagagattATGCTTACATTGTGCAACTCTAGCTTGGATGCTGCCAAGCCAAACGTCAAGGCGGAACCACCAAAGACAAGAGCAGTGGCAATAGCAAATGCCTTTGCAACTACATTGAACAGAACTATAAACAATAAGGATCCGAAAACAATATCACCTAAGATCAAGGGGTATATCTTGTTGTATGTAAATAAATGTAAATTTTCTCAGATTTACTACTTTCTGGAAATACTTCCAGATCAAGAATTTTACAATTCTAACAAAATGGACCCAAACATGTAAAGATTTTGTCTTACTTTGAGACATCCCCATAGCTGCAGCTTTAAGTTTTTCAGGATTAATAGGTGTGTATTTATCGCGACGCAAGTCATTTGCCGTTGAGGCTTGTACAGAGTTTTCTGTATCTGGCAACTGCCACCTGGAGAAGATATTACCAATGTGATCGTCAAAAGAAGATATATAATCAAGAAGATACAGAGGTTTACTTCATACACGCTAACTATTGAATGCTGAAGCAGTTAAAAGCACAGTAGTTACAATCCCACAATGTTATCCAGCACAAAGAGAGTTAATATTGCATATACAGATTCACACAACTCCGATAACTACAATTTACAATTCTATAAAACAGACAAGCCAAGCAGATTAATCTAAAACCAACAAAGACCAAGTGATCATCGCATTACCAAGATTAAAAGACTTTagctttttttaagaaacaagTAGAAGAGATTGCTTTTGTGACTCAGATGAATCTTTTAGCATGGAACACAGGAATGAAATCTA
This region includes:
- the LOC125877250 gene encoding uncharacterized protein LOC125877250; this translates as MTSFLNGLIVFWSSGAGELSELCESVYAILTLFVLDNIVGFKPLYLLDYISSFDDHIGNIFSRWQLPDTENSVQASTANDLRRDKYTPINPEKLKAAAMGMSQIAKAFAIATALVFGGSALTFGLAASKLELHNPDDIRTKGKDIVQPRLETFKEQLSPLRIWAEEKSKKWRLEKNEDFKEKPLIKELSKILGAKSSN